Proteins encoded by one window of Mobula hypostoma chromosome 21, sMobHyp1.1, whole genome shotgun sequence:
- the LOC134359980 gene encoding complement component C8 gamma chain-like: MGPFNLIFLFMLSLTFLSSGSAARRRARGQSPIDKIQAQQNFNIQQFTGVWRLIAVGSQCSYLKTNNHNLEAVTMRVSDQTEDMRINTLRKMDGICWNIKQDYKKAVTPGRFSRKNRGLTTDIVVGETDYTNYAILFFQQRRKITVKLYGRTSNVDEAVETKFQQLATSNNIPEIFIYAFPQYGFCDAADEFHQLDDDFGKS, from the exons ATGGGGCCTTTCAATCTGATCTTCCTTTTCATGTTAAGTTTGACTTTTCTTTCCAGTGGCAGTGCGGCGAGACGGCGAGCACGGGGCCAGAGTCCAATTGACAAGATCCAGGCTCAGCAAAACTTTAACATTCAGCAG TTTACAGGTGTGTGGCGCCTCATTGCTGTTGGATCGCAATGTTCGTATCTGAAAACAAATAACCACAATCTGGAAGCGGTTACTATGCGAGTGAGCGATCAGACTGAAGACATGCGTATCAACACGCTCCGCAAAAT GGATGGGATCTGTTGGAACATTAAGCAAGACTACAAGAAGGCTGTGACCCCAGGGCGATTCTCAAGGAAAA ATCGGGGACTGACCACTGACATTGTGGTCGGTGAAACAGACTACACCAATTACGCAATACTCTTCTTTCAGCAAAGACGGAAAATCACTGTCAAACTCTATG GGAGAACCTCTAATGTCGATGAAGCTGTAGAGACCAAGTTTCAACAACTTGCTACCAGCAACAACATCCCAGAAATATTCATCTACGCGTTCCCTCAATATG